A segment of the bacterium genome:
CAACGTCCTGAAGCGCTTCGGCGCCAACCCCCGTGACCTGTGCGGGAAGACCGGCACCTCGGAGAACCCTCACGGCGAGCCCCACGCCTGGTTCTGCGGTTTCGCGCCCTCCGACGACCCCCGGGTGGCCGTGATAATAATGATAGAGAACGGCGGCTTCGGCGAGAGCTACATCCGGTACGCGAAGGAGCTGGTGGGCTACGTGCTCGACGAGGACCTGGACGAGCGCGGCGCGGTCTCCTGCCTGGACTTCGAGGCGCTCAAGCTGGCCCGCCGCCTGAACGGGGGCGGAAGTTGAGGGGCCCGCCCACCAGAAGGGTCCAGCCGGACTGGTTGATGCTGGGGGCGGCGCTGGCCCTGTCGGCGGCCGGGGTGCTGGTCAACGCCTCGGCGGGGGGCGAGGCGGCCCTCGGGATACCCCGCTGGGCGTTGCAGCTCGTGTGGACCGTGCTGGGGGCCGGTGTAGCGGCGGCGGCCGTGTTCTTCGACCACCGCAAGCTGGCCGGGGCCGCGCCATTCCTCTACGCCGCAGTCCTCGTCCTTCTGACGGTCGTGCTGGTCCTCCCCGGCGCCGGGGGGGAGGCGAGGCGCTGGCTCACCCTGGGACCGGTGAACCTCCAGCCCGCGGAGCCGGCCAAGCTGGCCTTCGTCCTCGCCGGGGCGGCCTACCTGGCCCGGCGGGATGAGAGGCCGGGGGCCGGGCGGGTGCTCGCGTTGACTTTTCTGGCGCTCGTGCCCACGGCGCTCGTCGCAGTCCAGCCCGACCTCGGCACGGCCTTCGTCTTCGTTCCGCTGACCCTGGCGCTCCTCTACTGGGGCGGGGTGCCGTGCTGGAAGCTGCTGCTCCTCCTGGCGCCCCTGGCGGCGGCCCTGGCGGCCTTCACCGACACGCCGGACTGGATCGCCCGCGCGGTGGACTCGAGCCTCCTGAACTCGCCCCTGGGGGCGGTCTTCCGGCCGTGGTGGTGGCTGGGGATGGGGGCGCTGGTCGCGGGCTGGCTCATCGGCCGGCGCAGGAAGGAGCCCTTCTTCGGCTTCCTGCTCCTGGCGGCCGGGGCGGCGAGCGTCGTCCTCCCCCTGGGCTGGAACCTCCTGAAGGCCTACCAGCAGCGGCGGGTGCTGATGTTCCTCGACCCCACCGCCGACCCCAAGGGGGCGGGCTACAACCTCATCCAGAGCCGGATCGCCGTGGGCTCCGGCGGCGTCTGGGGCAAGGGCTTCAGCCAGGGGACCCAGGGGCAGCTCGCCTTCCTGCCCGAACGCCACACCGACTTCGCCTTCAGCGTCTGGGCCGAGGAGTGGGGGCTGATCGGAAGCCTGGTGGTGATTCTCCTGTTCGCGCTCCTCCTGGGGCGGATGCTCCGGGCGGCGGGGCGGGCCGCCGACCGCTTCGGCTCCCTGGTGGTTTACGGGGCGGCGTTGATGCTCGCCTTCCACGCCGCCTTCAATATCGGAATGTGCCTGGGCCTCTTCCCGGTGGCCGGGCTGCCGTTGCCGTTCGTGAGCTACGGGGGCAGCTTCGCCCTGGTCTCGTGGCTGGCGGTGGGCCTGGCGGCGGGGGTGGAGCGCCGGGCCCGGCTGTCCATCTTTTAGGAGAAAAAATGAACCGAGCCGTCGCCGTCGTCGCGGGTCTGGACACCTCGGGCGGGGCGGGGCTGGCCGCCGACCTGCGCACCGCCGCCGCGCTCCGCGTACCATGCGCCGCGGTCCTCGCCGCCGTGGCCGTCCAGAACGCCGAGGGCGTCCACGCCGTGTTCCCGACGCCGGAGGGGGCCTTCGCCGCCCAGCTCCGGTCCGTGCCCTGGAAAAAAACCGGCGCCTGCAAGCTGGGGATGATCTATCTCCCCGAACTGCTGGACCTCCTCCTCGACGCGCTGCCGGCGGGGATTCCCCTGGTGGTGGACCCGGTGCTCGGGGCCACGGCGGGGGGGTCGCTGGCCGTGCCGGGGTTGGAAGAAGCCCTGGTGGCCAGGGCCTTCCCCCGGGCGACGCTGGTGACGCTCAACACCGACGAGTGCGCGAGGCTCACGGAGGAGGATTTCTCCGACCTCGCCGCGGCGCGGGGGCTGGCGCCCCGCCTGGCGGAAAGGCTCGGCACCGCGGTGCTGTTGAAGGGCGGCCACCTGGGGGGCGCGCCCATTGACGTACTGGCCGCAGGCGGCCGCCTGTACGAGTTCTCCGGGCGGCGGGCGAAGGTCCCGCCCCGGGGGACCGGCTGCACGCTCTCCACGGCGGTGGCGGCGTACCTGGCCCTGGGTGAGGAGCTGCCGGCGGCGGTGGGGCTGGCCCGGGAGCTGGTGAACCGGGCGGTGGCGGCGGCCTACCCCGGCCCGGCGGGCCCCGTCCCCGCGCCGTAATGCGAAGGATCGGTCGGACCGACGACCGGCCACTTACCCCTGCCAACGGTTGGCAAACACGGATACTGTGACCCAACTTTAAGGAGCAACGGTGCGACTCTCCGACTCCCCCGAGCTCAACGACGGCTTCGTCGGGTTCTACAAACGGGTGTTCACCGACGGCGCCCTGGACAAGAAGACCAAAGAGATGCTCGCCGTGGCCTTCGCCTACGGCGACGGCTGCGTCCCCTGCGTCCGCGCCCACGAGGCCAAGGCCCGCCGCCTCGGCATGACCGACGCCGAGTACCGCGAGCTCGTTGCCGTCTGCGAGGTGATCGCCGCCGGAAGTGTCCGCGAGCGCTTCGTCGAAAGCACGGGCTGAGCCGGGCTGAATCATCGAATCAGCATACAACAATAAACCGGGGGACGCCGCCCTTGACCGCCCGTCACCGCTGTGCTAGGCTCACCGCCGGATGCAGATAAATTTTCGACCGCGAGGAGGACGAATGGCTTCCGAGTTAGTCGTGACCGGCACCGACGACAATTTCACCGCCGAGGTGGAGGCCCAAGACGGCGCAGCTCTGGTGGATTTCTGGGCCCCCTGGTGCGGGCCTTGCCTGGCCATCTCCCAGGCCGTTGATGAAATCGCCGAGGAGTACCAGGGCAGGCTCAAGGTCGTCAGGCTCAACGTGGACGAGAATCCCAACGTGGCCGCCAAGTTCGGTATCCGCGCCATCCCGACCCTCCTCTTCTTCAAGAAGGGCGAGGTGGTCCGCCAGGTGGTCGGGGCCCAGCCCAAGAAGCGGCTGGTCAAGACCGTGGACGAGGTGCTCTAGGCCGTGGTGGATGCGCTCATCGTCCTGGGGTTCGTCGCCGGGTGGTTCGTCCTCGCGCGGTGGGTGCTGCCGCGGCTGGGGATTCACACCTGAATGGCCAAGCGCTGCGGCCCTCCGGACGGGCGGCCGCCCAAAGAAGAGTACTGAACCTCTGATGAAAATAAAAGTCCCGACCGGGGCCTTTTCATTTGCAGCGGCGCCGGGGTGAGGGGGCATGTCCCCTCCCCCCTCTGGGGGGAGGGCTAGGGAGAGGGGTGTAGCGAGCGGGTGTGGACACCCGCCCCTACGTCATCGCAGACGGGGGTGAGGGGCAAAACGGCCCCCCTCTCCCCGTGGGAGAGGGGATGGGGGTGAGGGCTGCCTTCTTCTCCCTCCCCCCTCTGGGGGGAGGGTTGGGGAGAGGGGTAAAACGGGCCGACCTAAAGGTCGGCCCCTACGTCATCGCAGTGAGGGTGTGAGTTAAACGCGGCCGCCCGACTTGACCGCCCCGCCGGCGCGGTCTATACTTTTCCCGCCGCAACCACGCACCCCGCCGTCGAACCCCCCTTTGTGAAAGGAACGGGGACGGCGCCCGAGTTACCCGGCGCCTTGACGGGCCGCTGAACCGGCCGGAGAAACCTACTCCCCCGCCGGACAAGCCCGCCGGTCCCCGAACGACGGCAAACCGAAGGTAACGTATGATCCTCAAGCTTTCCGAAGGCGCCTACCCCCGCGTCGAGAGGGGCGAGGGTCCGCCGGTAGTCATGCTCCACGGCATGTTCGGCTCCCCGGACAACTGGCTCCACCAGGTAGAAAACCTCTCCCGCTCCCGCCACATGGTTGTCCTGGAGCTCCCCATCTTCGACGAGAAGTGGGACGACCCGTCCGTCAAGGGGCTCTCCCGCTACGCGCTGGAGTACCTGGACTGGGCCGGCCACGAGAGGGCTGTGTTCGTCGGGAACTCCCTGGGCGGGCACATCGCGCTGTACCTGGCCTGCCACCACCCGGACCGGGTGCGGGCGCTGGTCCTCTCCGGCTCCTCGGGGCTCCTGGAGCGGGGCTACGAGCAGGGCCTGCCCACCAGCCCCGGCCGCGAATGGATTTACGGCCGCGTCGCCCAGGTCTTCTACGACGAGAAGACCATCCGGCCCGGCATGGTGGACGAGGTGGTGAATTTCCTCGACTCCCGGAAGAACAAGTTCCGCCTGGTGAAGGTGGCCAAAGCCGCCAAGCGGACGCACATGGGCGCCGACCTCCACCTCATCACCGCCCCGACGCTTTTAATCTGGGGCCGCCAGGACGAGGTTACCCCCCTCGAGGTGGCCCGGGAGTTCAAAGAGGGCATCAACGGAGCCGAGCTGGTCCTCTTCGACGAGTGCGGCCACGCCGCGATGATGGAAAAAGCCGCGGAGTTCTCGGAGATACTGGGAAAATTCCTCGACCGCCTGGCCTGAAGCACGCGTATCCCCCGCCGTGGCCAAACGGGCGGGATTTTTTTAAGAGAGCCCCCGGGCATGTCCATAGTTGACAAGGTCAAGGGCTCCATCCTGCGCCGGGTTTACGACCGGCGCATGCGCGAGCTCGGGGAGGTGTTGAAAAACCCCTGGCGCTGCCAGGAGGAGGCGTTCCGGGTCATTTTAACGGCCGCGTCGAGCACCGCCTTCGGCCGCGACCGGGGCCTGACGGCGGGGATGACCCTGGCCGAGTTCCGCCGGCGCGTCCCGTGCGCGCCCTACGAGGCCTTCGATCCCTACATCGGCCGGATGCTGGCCGGGGAGCGGTCGGTGCTCTGGCCGGGGCTGGTGCGCGAATTCTCCCTGACCAGCGGCACCACCGCGGCGCGCGGCAACAAGTACATCCCCTTCACCCGGGGGGTGTGGCTGTCGAACTCCAAGGCGGCCCGGGACAGCCTCTTCTTCCACGTCCGGCGGCGCGGCGGCGACTTCGGCATCTTCACGGGGAAGATGCTCTTCCTCGGCGGGACCACGACCCTGAACAGGGAAGGCCACGGCGTTTATTCCGGCGACCTCTCCGCCCTCACCATCCGCCGCCTGCCGCTCCTCTACCGCCGCTACTACCTCCCCGGCTACCGCGTCGGCGCCATCCCCGACTGGGAGGAAAAGATTGACCGCATCGCCCGGATGGTCCGGGGCGTGAACCTCACCTTCATTTCCGGCATCCCCTCCTGGGTCCTGGTGCTCCTGGATAAAATCCGCGCGGACCACGGAAAACCCGAGGCCACACTCAGGGAGATTTTTCCCAATTTCCGTCTCTTAATCAGCGGCGGGGTGAACGTCCACCCCTACCTGGACCTCTTCCGCCGGACGGTCGGCCCGGAGGTGGACTTCGCGGAGACCTACCCCGCCTCGGAGGCGTTCATCGCCGTGCAGGACGGCGCGATGGGGAACGGGATGCTGCTGGAGGTGGACGGGGGGATTTTTTACGAGTTCGTCCCCGCCGGGCGCATCGAGGAGGACGACCCCCCGCGCCTGGCCCTCCCCGAGGTCAAAACGGGTGAGAACTACGCGATTGTGTTGACCACCCCCGGCGGCCTGTACGGCTACATCCTGGGCGACACGGTGCGCTTCGTGAGCACCGACCCGCCACGGCTCGTCGTCACCGGGCGGACCAAGCACTTCCTGTCGGCCTTCGGGGAGCACCTGATCGTGGAGGAGGCAGAGGAGGCGGTTCGGACGGCGTGCGAGCGGACCGGCGCGCGGGTCCTGGACTTCACCGCCGCCCCGGTCTTTCCGGAAAAAAGCGGGGAGCTGCCGCGTCACGAGTGGCTGGTCGAGTTCGAGACGCCGCCCGAGGACTTGACGGCCTTCGAGCGGATTTTAGATGAGCGCCTCGGGGAGCTCAACGCGGACTACGCCGTCCACCGGCGCGACGACGCCAGCCTCCTGCCGCCGCGGGTGACGGTCCTGCGACCGGGGAGTTTTTACGCGTTCATGAAGGCGCGGGGGAAGCTGGGAGGGCAGAACAAGGTCCCGCGATTGAAGAACGACCGCGAATTCGCGGAAATGCTCCACGAATTGCAGTAGGGCGGCCTTTCCACGGGCTGCCGCGATCTCCCTCTCCCTGTGGGAGAGGGATTAAGGGTGAGGGCTTCCTTTAAAAAAACACGGGCCGACCTGAAGGTCGGCCCCTACGTCATCGAAACCAGGATTGCACGTATTACCGGCTCACTACCAACCGTTTTGTCAATGTCCCCGCGCCGGTTTCCAGGCGGTAGAGGTACACGCCGGAGGGGATTTCTTCGCAGTTCCAGGAAACCTCGTGCCGCCCCGCGGTCTGCACCGAATCCACCGGCGTCGCAATCCGCCTCCCCGACAGGTCGTAAATCGCCAGCACGACCCGGCCGTCGGCGGGAAGCGAGTAGGCGAAATTCACGGCACCCCGCGCCGGGCTGGGGTAGGCCGCGTCGAGGAGGAACGTAAACGCCTCTTCGGGAATCGTCACCGCCTCCGTGGGGCCGAAGCGGCTGACCGTCCCCTCCGCGTCAACGACTTCCAGCCAGTAGATATAACTCCCACCGGGCTCCACGCCGCGGTCGAGGTACTTGGATGAATCGCCGGGCATCAACCCGGAGATTGCCACCGGCTCTACAGCGCCCCGCAGGACGCGCACTCCGGCCGGTTCCTCGCCATCGAACGACCACGTCAGAAGGACGCTTCCACTACTCAAAGATGCTGATAAATGAGCTAAATCAACACCGATATCGTCTCTCCATTCTGCGAACATAAGGTTGCCATCAGATTCGTTGAAAAAGGCAATCCTAGCATATTCGGTGTTTGGATCTAAAGCAATAGAAGCACCTCGACCCACGTTACCTGTACTATAAACAGTTGATTTATCCCATGATGCTCCGTTATAAAAAGCGCATATTAGGTCACCGTTCTCAACATCATAGTAGGTTACTCTAGGGTAACCTGAACTGTTGAAAACAATTGTCCTCGAACCATTTGAGTTAAATTCGCCGTCCGTATCTACTACCTCAGTAGTAAAATCATCACCGTCGAAAGTTGCTAGTCTTATTTCTGCTATACTACCTCCCTGTGTTTCGCTATTCCAGATAACTGATGGATAATTTGTTAAAGGATTTATCGCAATAGAAGTATATGTAAGGAATGATGTATCACCTGCTTCGCCTACCTGATAAACAGCCCAGGAATCTGTACCATTCCTTTTAGCTGCACGTGGCCTACCCCAATCATAATCAAAATAGGACACCCAAGCATCGTCTTCGCTATCAATAGCAATTGAGCAATATTCACCCTTTATGTAAGAGGGCTCGATAGTTTCGAATTGCCAGCTTCCTCCACTAAAATATGCGTAATTTGGATCGTAATCAGTACCGCCCACATAATAAACCACATTCGGCATTCCAGTTGAGTTAAATGCTAAGTCTTGGTAGAACTCGCTATCTGCGTCAATAGTTTCTATATTCCATTGACTTCCTGACCAAGTTGCATATTTTAAAGCCCAGTTAGTATTGTCCCAATATGCTATGCTTGGTCTCCCATTTGTCGGATTAATATCAATTGATGGTAACCTCCCGACATTTGCCGAATCGTCAACCGTAATTAAATCCCATTCATTTCCATCGTAATATGCGTAACGAAGCTCACCATACCATGTATCTGTATCCCTCTTTGTGTATGCGATATGATAGTCACCATTATTATCAATAGCCAGAGAGACCCATCTACCAACTTCATCGCCGTTTGTATCAATTGTGGAAATTGACCAACCTTCGCTGGCGTAAGAAGCCTGAAAGGCAAGTATGGCGATGAGCATAATGAAAAGCTTCTTCATGATGACTCCTTATGGCGGGTGTTGGTAACCGTTTATCCGATGCGCCGGGATGTTTCTTATAAGCTCATCAAATCTTATATAGCACGGGGGGGGGGGGGGGGGGGTCAAGGGAAAAATGTTGAATATTTTAAAAGAATTTCCAGATATGGAAAAACCGCCCTCCGAGGCGGTTCTTCTTTGCCTATCACGGTGTTTTTCACACATACGGGAGGGCTGCCCCTCACCCCTGCCCTCCCCCCAGAGGGGGGAGGGGGGCTACTTCAGGCCGTACTCGTTCAGCTTGCGGTGCAGTGTCCGCAGGCCGATGCCGAGCACCTTCGCGGTCAGCGTCCGGTTGCCCTCGTTCTTGGCCAGCGTCATGCGGATGACCTCGCGCTCGACCTGGCTCATGGTCCAGCCCACGGGGACGCGGATCATGGAGGAGGGCCGGATGGCGGCGACGCGGTCCTTTATCTCCGGCGGCAGGTCCTCCACCGTCAGCTCGGTCCCCCGGGCCAGCGCCACCATCCCCTCCACCGTGTTGGAGAGCTCGCGGACGTTGCCGGGCCAGTCGTAGGTGAGCAGGAGGTCCAGGGCGGCGGGCTCGACGCCGGTGACGGGCCGGTCGTGCCGACGGGCGGCCTGGGCGATGAAGCGGGAGATCATGGGCATGAGGTCCTCGGGCCGCTCGGTGAGCGGCGGGACGTATAGCTGGACCTTTTTCAGGCGGTAGTAGAGGTCCTCGCGGAAGCGCCCGGCGCGCATCTCCTCGGCGGGGTCCTTGTTGGTGGCGGCTATCAGGCGCACGTCCACCTGAAGCGTCTCCTCGCCCCCCACGCGCTCGAACCGCTGGTCCTGCAGCACGCGCAGGAGCTTGACCTGTGTGGCGTGGGGGATTTCGCTTATCTCGTCCAGGAAGAGGGTGCCGCCGTTGGCGCGCTCGAAGGCGCCGGAGTGCCTTTTCACCGCCCCGGTGAACGACCCGCGCTCGTGGCCGAAAAGCTCGCTTTCCAGAAGCCCCTCGGAGAGGGCGGCGCAGTGCAGCTTGATGTAGGGCCCGTCGCGGCGGTTGCCCCGGTGCTGGATGGCGTCGGCCACCAGTTCCTTCCCCGAGCCCGAGGGGCCGGTCACCAGGACGGTGATGTCGGTGCGGGCGAGCTGGTCCACCATCTCCAGGATGCGCTTCATGGGCGCGCTGGCGGCGATG
Coding sequences within it:
- the rodA gene encoding rod shape-determining protein RodA, whose amino-acid sequence is MRGPPTRRVQPDWLMLGAALALSAAGVLVNASAGGEAALGIPRWALQLVWTVLGAGVAAAAVFFDHRKLAGAAPFLYAAVLVLLTVVLVLPGAGGEARRWLTLGPVNLQPAEPAKLAFVLAGAAYLARRDERPGAGRVLALTFLALVPTALVAVQPDLGTAFVFVPLTLALLYWGGVPCWKLLLLLAPLAAALAAFTDTPDWIARAVDSSLLNSPLGAVFRPWWWLGMGALVAGWLIGRRRKEPFFGFLLLAAGAASVVLPLGWNLLKAYQQRRVLMFLDPTADPKGAGYNLIQSRIAVGSGGVWGKGFSQGTQGQLAFLPERHTDFAFSVWAEEWGLIGSLVVILLFALLLGRMLRAAGRAADRFGSLVVYGAALMLAFHAAFNIGMCLGLFPVAGLPLPFVSYGGSFALVSWLAVGLAAGVERRARLSIF
- a CDS encoding bifunctional hydroxymethylpyrimidine kinase/phosphomethylpyrimidine kinase — encoded protein: MNRAVAVVAGLDTSGGAGLAADLRTAAALRVPCAAVLAAVAVQNAEGVHAVFPTPEGAFAAQLRSVPWKKTGACKLGMIYLPELLDLLLDALPAGIPLVVDPVLGATAGGSLAVPGLEEALVARAFPRATLVTLNTDECARLTEEDFSDLAAARGLAPRLAERLGTAVLLKGGHLGGAPIDVLAAGGRLYEFSGRRAKVPPRGTGCTLSTAVAAYLALGEELPAAVGLARELVNRAVAAAYPGPAGPVPAP
- a CDS encoding carboxymuconolactone decarboxylase family protein; the protein is MRLSDSPELNDGFVGFYKRVFTDGALDKKTKEMLAVAFAYGDGCVPCVRAHEAKARRLGMTDAEYRELVAVCEVIAAGSVRERFVESTG
- the trxA gene encoding thioredoxin, coding for MASELVVTGTDDNFTAEVEAQDGAALVDFWAPWCGPCLAISQAVDEIAEEYQGRLKVVRLNVDENPNVAAKFGIRAIPTLLFFKKGEVVRQVVGAQPKKRLVKTVDEVL
- a CDS encoding alpha/beta fold hydrolase, whose product is MILKLSEGAYPRVERGEGPPVVMLHGMFGSPDNWLHQVENLSRSRHMVVLELPIFDEKWDDPSVKGLSRYALEYLDWAGHERAVFVGNSLGGHIALYLACHHPDRVRALVLSGSSGLLERGYEQGLPTSPGREWIYGRVAQVFYDEKTIRPGMVDEVVNFLDSRKNKFRLVKVAKAAKRTHMGADLHLITAPTLLIWGRQDEVTPLEVAREFKEGINGAELVLFDECGHAAMMEKAAEFSEILGKFLDRLA
- a CDS encoding GH3 auxin-responsive promoter family protein codes for the protein MSIVDKVKGSILRRVYDRRMRELGEVLKNPWRCQEEAFRVILTAASSTAFGRDRGLTAGMTLAEFRRRVPCAPYEAFDPYIGRMLAGERSVLWPGLVREFSLTSGTTAARGNKYIPFTRGVWLSNSKAARDSLFFHVRRRGGDFGIFTGKMLFLGGTTTLNREGHGVYSGDLSALTIRRLPLLYRRYYLPGYRVGAIPDWEEKIDRIARMVRGVNLTFISGIPSWVLVLLDKIRADHGKPEATLREIFPNFRLLISGGVNVHPYLDLFRRTVGPEVDFAETYPASEAFIAVQDGAMGNGMLLEVDGGIFYEFVPAGRIEEDDPPRLALPEVKTGENYAIVLTTPGGLYGYILGDTVRFVSTDPPRLVVTGRTKHFLSAFGEHLIVEEAEEAVRTACERTGARVLDFTAAPVFPEKSGELPRHEWLVEFETPPEDLTAFERILDERLGELNADYAVHRRDDASLLPPRVTVLRPGSFYAFMKARGKLGGQNKVPRLKNDREFAEMLHELQ
- a CDS encoding T9SS type A sorting domain-containing protein, which translates into the protein MKKLFIMLIAILAFQASYASEGWSISTIDTNGDEVGRWVSLAIDNNGDYHIAYTKRDTDTWYGELRYAYYDGNEWDLITVDDSANVGRLPSIDINPTNGRPSIAYWDNTNWALKYATWSGSQWNIETIDADSEFYQDLAFNSTGMPNVVYYVGGTDYDPNYAYFSGGSWQFETIEPSYIKGEYCSIAIDSEDDAWVSYFDYDWGRPRAAKRNGTDSWAVYQVGEAGDTSFLTYTSIAINPLTNYPSVIWNSETQGGSIAEIRLATFDGDDFTTEVVDTDGEFNSNGSRTIVFNSSGYPRVTYYDVENGDLICAFYNGASWDKSTVYSTGNVGRGASIALDPNTEYARIAFFNESDGNLMFAEWRDDIGVDLAHLSASLSSGSVLLTWSFDGEEPAGVRVLRGAVEPVAISGLMPGDSSKYLDRGVEPGGSYIYWLEVVDAEGTVSRFGPTEAVTIPEEAFTFLLDAAYPSPARGAVNFAYSLPADGRVVLAIYDLSGRRIATPVDSVQTAGRHEVSWNCEEIPSGVYLYRLETGAGTLTKRLVVSR
- a CDS encoding sigma-54 dependent transcriptional regulator, whose translation is MSKPLVLIVDDDPEVSRALERTLGRAGYRTLTAADVEEAREALAVNEVDLLLVDLVLPSGSGMDLITRARMRDADLAVIVLTGHGSVQSAVEAMRVGAYDYLTKPVNPDELLLQIERALETRRMRRDLESLRGRLDERLGDEGIIAASAPMKRILEMVDQLARTDITVLVTGPSGSGKELVADAIQHRGNRRDGPYIKLHCAALSEGLLESELFGHERGSFTGAVKRHSGAFERANGGTLFLDEISEIPHATQVKLLRVLQDQRFERVGGEETLQVDVRLIAATNKDPAEEMRAGRFREDLYYRLKKVQLYVPPLTERPEDLMPMISRFIAQAARRHDRPVTGVEPAALDLLLTYDWPGNVRELSNTVEGMVALARGTELTVEDLPPEIKDRVAAIRPSSMIRVPVGWTMSQVEREVIRMTLAKNEGNRTLTAKVLGIGLRTLHRKLNEYGLK